The genomic window CCCCCAGGTGGCGGCCGGCGGAGAGAACACAGTCCCTGTGCTCAAGGGGTCCTCACAGCCCTCCCTGCGCCCAGGCGACAGTGAGAAGTTGGCCTGGACATCTGAAAAGGCCAGCACCAGCCGCTGGGTGCTGACCTCTGCAGCCCAGGGACAAAAACACTCAGGAAGCGAGATCCTGAGGGAAGAACTAAGGGAAAGTGGGCGCATAGCCATCCGGGCCCGAGATAAGTGTCCTCCATGGGAAGGGCGCTCACACCTCACAGCCATCTGTGCCCATGATGAAAACGCCCACCACGGCAAGGGTGCTCAACAAAACATCAATTTTGGAAGTCGATTTCTTGCTGTCCTTCACCCCTCTGAGGCCACCCACCCCCGTGGCACCTACAGGGTGACAGCCTTGGAGGGGGTGCCGTGCCGTGGACTTCGCCCACCCTGGAAAGTGGAACGCGGAAGGGCCCGTGTGCTGCAGGGGTGCTCCTCTGGGGGGATGGGCCCTGCAAGGCTGAACCCAGGGCCAGGGCCTCAGGGCCCCAAACCAAGTGTTCCACTTGGAGGgaacttctctgcattaatgtAGAGCCAGGAGactcccttcctctcccagccACCCTGGGTCTATCCCTGCTGGGCAGGTACTAAGGCACTGGCAACCAAGACTGTCCCTCCTGACAGACTCTGTGGCCCTGAGCAGCTCTCGCCCACGAGTCTCCATCACCACGGCTGCCACACCATCCCCTCTGGGAGGGCTCGAGCACACCTCGGTCAGAGCAGCAGTCAGCTCTGCAGTGAGCACCTTTGCACACGACCCCCTCCACACCAGACACGGGGCCCCCAGGGGTGCCACCCACCCTCAGCACTCAATGGGAGGTGGGGAAGGCCAGCTCCAGGGCCCTGATCAGCACTGTCAAGACCCAGGCGCATTGCGCCCACCACAGTTTTACATGCCTCGCCTGGCACCTGGGCCCTGGGTTAAGCACCTCTGAGGGGATTTTTCAAACCTCCATCTGTCTTTTGGCTGTTTAGACACTGTGACAAgggatacacacatacacatgcacgcacacaggcacatgcatgcaggcacacacacgcaggcatgcacacacatccaCGCAGGCACACCcacgcacacacatgcgcgcacacacacaggcacatgcatgcaggcacacacacgcaggcatgcacacacatgcacacacatccacgCAGGCACACCcacgcacacacatgcgcgcacacacacaggcacatgcatgcaggcacacacacgcaggcatgcacacacatgcacacacagccaCGCAGGCACACCCACGCgcacacatgcgcgcacacacacaggcacatgcacgcaggtgcacacacacgcatgcatgcatACGCACACGTACACAACCTCGCTCTGGGAACACGGCCCACATTCAACACCTATGAGATTAACTCACACTCAGAATCTTAAAGCAGTCATTTGATTTGCCACACAGGAGCGTAACCCAAGGCAGTATGTTGCTGTTATAAAAcgaaattagtaaaataaaaattaccctgCCTCCAAAGATACGTATTCTCTTACCTGTAGAATAAGTTCTTGAAGTTGAGactgtttctgttttattctttcaagTCTCCTCTGTCTTTCCACCTTCAAAAACAAACCCCCCATGTGGAGAATCATCACAATTGTTCCATACAGTGCATTTTACAACCTGCATCCTCGCAGCGTCACCTATGTTTGCCTTGAATGTAATCGAAGGGATATGGGCAAATCTAGACATAGCAGGTGCCACAAGATACAGGTgagtttttcttccatttctaaactataccttctcccctctcctctcattTCTTGGCTTTAACTATggtatctaaaaagaaaacaaaaatcccacaAACTAGGATTCAGAATTAACCTATGCTAGAGTTTAACATACTCTAGTGGGTCTGGGCCAACCATGCTCCCTCTCCTGACAGCCGAGACTGAGAAACGCAGGGAGACGTCTGCATGACCGTCTGCCAGCCGTGCGGACACAGAGAGCATACGGGCATGGAGCCCAGAGCCTTCTGAGTGACGGACAGCAAAAACATCCACACAGACTTGAAGGGAAATCAAGGTTGAAGGGCCACCTCTAAGTTCTGACACTCCTGAGCAGAGTTGGTGGGCAGACCAATCCACTTGatctccttcttctccttggAGATGATGTTCATGGCCATCAGCACGTTTAAGGCATCGTAGACGCGCCGTCTTATGTTCTTCTGGTCATAAGCCTGGGGATGACAGGGAGTGGATTTTCCAAATGATCCAAAAAAGCCTGTGGATCCCACCTTAAACTGTAGGCCACGTGTACCGGCTCGAAGGGGCACCCTGTTCACAGAGCTGTCACCCCAACATGGACTCAGGGAGCGCTCCCACCCTACAGATGATGCAGGGCAAGACAGGGCTGTGCGAAGCCCGAGTGTGTTCCAGGAGGGGAGCTGGGGGCTCTCGGGTGTCGAGCCCAGCGGGTGAGGAGGGCATGTCTGCATTTCTGGGCCGCTGGATGTGCAGAGCCAGCCCACGTGCTCGCTCACTGACGCTGACAGAGCATCATGCCAGCAAATGGACTGGGAAAAATTCTTTCATGCTGTACTTGGAATTTTCTGTATGGTTTTAACTGTTCCCAATATTAAAAGAGTAAAACGTGCCACACCACTTGGTTCTGCTACCCTGGCCTCTCGGCCCCCAGCACACACTTACTGACTCGTTTGGTAAAATGTGGTTGTCGGCAGCACTGAACTCCGCGACCAGCTCGTCCGCCACTTCGTTGTAGGAAGTGGTCCCTTTCCTCTGCACCTTCTCGCAGACCTTCATGGAGAAATGCCGCAGGCCCTTgccattcttctctcctttcctgttGCGCTTCCttcaaaatacaaaggaaaaaagaagcgACTGTGAGCCCTCCTGAGCATCAGCCTGAATCGAGGAATGCTTTTACCTGAGAGCTGTGATGAGCTGCACAAAAAGGGGCCATATCCCACGGGCGCAGCAGATCCAACACGTGAGCAGGCCAGGACCCCCTagccccagcccccaggcccagTGCTCCTGCAGGTCAGAAAGCGAGTGTCTCCCTAGCAGGCTGCACCTCTGTCCTTCCAAGTGTCAGGGAAAGCGGGAGGCATCCCCAGGACCCGAATCAGCATATGGAAGGCGTATCAGTACACcaagcacttctttttttttttttacttttttgagacggagtcccgctttgtagcgggctggagtgcggtggcgcgatcttggctcactgcaacctccacctcctgggttcaagcaattctcctgcctcagcctcccaagtagctgggattacaggcgcccgccaccacacctggctaatttttttgtatttttagtagagacagggtttcagcatgttggccaggatggtctcgatctcttgacctcatcatctgccggcttcg from Rhinopithecus roxellana isolate Shanxi Qingling unplaced genomic scaffold, ASM756505v1 contig2932, whole genome shotgun sequence includes these protein-coding regions:
- the LOC115895835 gene encoding transcription factor Dp-1-like, encoding MGTLGGLTWNDAAWRTDVCLSVIQAGLIEANGELKVFIDQNLSPGKGVVSLVAVHPSAVNPLGKQLLPKTFGQSNVNIAQQVVIGTPQRPAASNTLVVGSPHTPSTHFASQNQPSDSSPWSAGKRNRKGEKNGKGLRHFSMKVCEKVQRKGTTSYNEVADELVAEFSAADNHILPNESAYDQKNIRRRVYDALNVLMAMNIISKEKKEIKWIGLPTNSAQECQNLEVERQRRLERIKQKQSQLQELILQVREYVSLEAG